DNA from Conexivisphaera calida:
GCTGCTGGCGGTGGATTCCATGAAGGAGGACGCCAGGAGCGTCACGGTTGTTTTATCGTACTTCCCCTACGCTAGACAGGACGAGCGGTTCAAGCCAGGGGAGGCCGTCAGCTTGGTCACGGTATCGAAGCTGATAAGGAGCGTTGGAACGGATCATCTGGTCACGGTGGACGTCCATCGGCACAGGGTATTGGATATGCGCTCGCTGGTGGGCATCCCATACGTAGACGCCAGCGCGATGCCGTCGCTGGCTAGGTACGCGGTGGACACTGGGCTTGTGGATAGAGGAAATATGGCGGTGATAGGCCCGGACGCGGAGGCTGAGCAGTGGGCAGCGCTCGCGGCGCGCGAGCTGGGCGTGGACCACGCATCACTTGTCAAGAACAGGTTAGGAGACAGGGAGGTTAAGGTGAAGGTCACGAGGGATGTGGATGTGCGCGGTAAGGACGTGTTGCTGGTGGACGACATAATAAGCACCGGGGGCACGATAAGGGAGGCAGCCAAGCTTCTGTCGGAGCTTGGAGCTCGGAAGATAGTGGTCGGGGCCACGCATGCGCTCTTGGTCGAGAACGCCCTGGCCAAGATTTTGGAGGATGGAGTTGAGGAGGTCTTCAGTTCGGACACAGTGCCGAACCCAACCACGCGCGTCAGCGCGGCGCCCGCCATAGCGGATGGCCTGAGATCGCTGGGGCTGATCGGCTGAACCGGTCCACGAGCTAATTACATCTAACGTTGCATTATGATGGAGGACGAAAGCCTGCCTGCTACCCATAATATGAATGCGAATTCACGAGTATGTTGCCGGGAAAGTTGTGGATAACTGCCTATCTCCTAGCCAGTCTGCCGGGCTCCTTTCTCTCGTCCTCAGGCCGCACCTTAACTATTCCGTAGTGGACTGCGCATGAGACGCAGTAGTACTTGGTCACCATTGTGCTGGGAACGTAGGAACCCTTCTCCCTGAGCTCCTTGGCCAGCATCGGATCCACCGGAGAATATCTGGCGGTCACTTTTATCGCCTTGTCCCTGGGTACAAGGGCACCACACTTGCTGCAGTGCACCAGATCGCTCCTTCCTCTATCTCCCTTGGATCTCCCCCTGCTCTTCCTCTTCTTAGTCAAGACGCATATCCTCCCCTGGTCCTGAGATAAAAATGTGCGCTCGATAGCCCTCAACGTTCAATAGGCCTTGGCCATATACACAACCCTGGAGGCAGGACGGCCGCACCAAGCGCAATTCCCATCGGGCTTCTCCTCTACGTCGACCCTCCTGCCCCGGACCTCGTAACCGGTCTTCTCCTTTATCTCCTGGGCGCACTCGTCCCTTCCACAGAAGTTCGCCCTTATTATGCGGCCCTCCCCGGCGAGCCTCTCTATGTCGTCCCTGCTGGCGGCATCGGATATGGAGTTCCTGAGCCTCTCCCACGCACGGTCGCGTATATTGTTGAGTATCTCCTTCGAGAGCGCGTGGAGGCGATCCTGCAGGTCCTCGTCCTTCACCTTCTCCCTGGTCCGCTCATCCCTCCTGTAGAGCGTGACGAATTTCCCCTCGACCTCCCTCCTCCCTATCTCTATCCTGGCGGGGACGCCCAGCATGTCCCAATGATAGAACTTGTCGCCCGGCGTGTCCTCGGAGTCATCTAAGTACACGTTGAAGCCAGCGGCCCTCAGTTTATCCTCGAGCTGCCTGGCCTTCGCCATGACATCTTCGACGATCCCCTTGTGGGGTATGGGAACTATCACCACATCGTGAACGGAGAGCCCGAAGGGAAGTACAAGTCCGTACTTGTCGCCGTGCGTCATTATGAGCGCCGCCAGGGTCCTAGAGATCCCTATCCCGAAGCACGTACTGCGTGGATTTCTACGATTACCGTCGCGATCCACGAATGTGACGTCGAACGCCTTCGTGAAGTGATCACCCAAGTAGTGCGTGGTGGCTATCTGCAGCACGTTGCCGTTTGGGAGGAGTGCGTCGTACGCGTAGCTGCTCTCCGCCCCCGGGAACTTGTCGTATGGCTCCCTCTCCACGACCAGGAACGCGAGCCCGAGCTCGTCGTACACCTTCTTGGCGACCTGAAGGTCATCCATTATCTGGGACTTAGCTCCGACCTCGTCCGCGAACGCATCGTGCGTCTCTATCCACAGGAACTCCCTGCCTCTGAGCAGCGGGCGCGTTGCCTTGGTCTCATGCCTGTAGACGGCGACGCTCTGGTAGAGCCTCAGGGGGAGGTCGCTGTAGCTGTGGATCCAGAGCGACAGCATCGGGTATATGGCGGTCTCGGAGGTGGGCCGCACGACCAGCTTCTCGTCGAGCGGTTTCTCGCCGGCCTCAGTTATGTAGAACACCTGATCCTCGAAGCCCTTGACGTGCTCGGTCTCCCTCCTGAAGTTCGCCATCGGTATTACCAGGGGGAGGAGCATGGGCAGATGTCCCCCGCTCTCCAGCTCGCCCTCGAACATCTCGTATATGCGCTTGACGATCCTCATTGCGTTGGGCCTGTACACCACGAATCCCTTCACGCCGTATCTGACGTCTATGAGCTCGGCCCTCTTGAGGACCTCATCATACCATGTCCCTAAGTCCACCTCCTTGTCCGGGAGAGGGGCCTCCGGCGCCGTGGACGACAACGCGCCACCGTTGGCGGGCATGCTTAAATGCCTTAGTGATCGGGCGCCACTTTCCTCGCGGTGACTATGAACGTCGTGTGCGATATCATGGTGCTGGAAGGCCTCGTGGCCCCTGGCTTCGACTCTATCCTCCGATACAGGGTCTCGAACGCGTCCACCATGACGTATCCCTCGGAGCGCAGATAGGATATGACGCGCTCGGTCTGGTTGAAGGTGGGCGTCACCACTGCGAGACCGCCGGCGGGCTTCAGGGCGGCGCCGACCACCCTGAGGACCTTCATCGGGTCGCCGACGTCCACCACCGCGGAGTCCACGTTCGCCTCGTCCACGGAGACGGAGGCATCGGCGATCTTCAGGTCCACGTAATCAAGGAGTCCCGCTCTAGCCAGATTCCCCCTGGCGACGTCCGCGAACTCCTTCCTAGCCTCATAGCTGTGGACGCGCCCGGTGGGCGCGACTATCCCGGCCAAGAACATTGTGAGTGCCCCGCTCCCTGTGCCCACCTCAAGGACCCTGGACCCGGGCATGACGCCTATTCTGGCGACTATGATACCCATGTCCTTCGGATAGACTATCTGGGTGGGCCTCTCGCCCAACATTATGTAGTCCTCGAGAAACGGTCTCAAGATGTATACCTTCTGACCGAACTGGGTCTCCATGGCCGAGCCGTAGGGACGTCCTATGATGTCATCATGTCTAATTATACCTAGATGCGTGTGGAGCTCCGAGCCGGCGGACACGTGCACCAGCCAGGTGATACCCCTCGGGGCAAGCATGAGCACATTGTCTCCATCCGACACATATGACACGCGCCGCCATCGTCGCCGTACAAATATTAGCATTCCCACTGCGGGCTGTTGGTTCCCGATGCTTTGTGAGCTGTTCCTCCACTGAAGCCTCGGAGCTTCCTGACCCATTCCCCCTAACTTCGTGGAGCGATGGGAAGCGGAACTCCATGGGCACCACGGGCGCTGCGCCATCCACTCCCGCGCTCATGCGAAAACACCATGCCTCACCCCCCTGACATCTATATTTGCAGAATTAATTGTTTATAAAGCCTGGAGTAGGTCCGCGCATACTCTTTC
Protein-coding regions in this window:
- the proS gene encoding proline--tRNA ligase, giving the protein MSSTAPEAPLPDKEVDLGTWYDEVLKRAELIDVRYGVKGFVVYRPNAMRIVKRIYEMFEGELESGGHLPMLLPLVIPMANFRRETEHVKGFEDQVFYITEAGEKPLDEKLVVRPTSETAIYPMLSLWIHSYSDLPLRLYQSVAVYRHETKATRPLLRGREFLWIETHDAFADEVGAKSQIMDDLQVAKKVYDELGLAFLVVEREPYDKFPGAESSYAYDALLPNGNVLQIATTHYLGDHFTKAFDVTFVDRDGNRRNPRSTCFGIGISRTLAALIMTHGDKYGLVLPFGLSVHDVVIVPIPHKGIVEDVMAKARQLEDKLRAAGFNVYLDDSEDTPGDKFYHWDMLGVPARIEIGRREVEGKFVTLYRRDERTREKVKDEDLQDRLHALSKEILNNIRDRAWERLRNSISDAASRDDIERLAGEGRIIRANFCGRDECAQEIKEKTGYEVRGRRVDVEEKPDGNCAWCGRPASRVVYMAKAY
- the prs gene encoding ribose-phosphate diphosphokinase; this encodes MIVVPGSSNGPLAYRVARATGSRVAKVEYRRFPDGEKYVRLLDDVKGEDVVFLQSAVFSPDEYLVETLLAVDSMKEDARSVTVVLSYFPYARQDERFKPGEAVSLVTVSKLIRSVGTDHLVTVDVHRHRVLDMRSLVGIPYVDASAMPSLARYAVDTGLVDRGNMAVIGPDAEAEQWAALAARELGVDHASLVKNRLGDREVKVKVTRDVDVRGKDVLLVDDIISTGGTIREAAKLLSELGARKIVVGATHALLVENALAKILEDGVEEVFSSDTVPNPTTRVSAAPAIADGLRSLGLIG
- a CDS encoding 30S ribosomal protein S26e — translated: MTKKRKSRGRSKGDRGRSDLVHCSKCGALVPRDKAIKVTARYSPVDPMLAKELREKGSYVPSTMVTKYYCVSCAVHYGIVKVRPEDERKEPGRLARR
- a CDS encoding tRNA (adenine-N1)-methyltransferase, producing the protein MSYVSDGDNVLMLAPRGITWLVHVSAGSELHTHLGIIRHDDIIGRPYGSAMETQFGQKVYILRPFLEDYIMLGERPTQIVYPKDMGIIVARIGVMPGSRVLEVGTGSGALTMFLAGIVAPTGRVHSYEARKEFADVARGNLARAGLLDYVDLKIADASVSVDEANVDSAVVDVGDPMKVLRVVGAALKPAGGLAVVTPTFNQTERVISYLRSEGYVMVDAFETLYRRIESKPGATRPSSTMISHTTFIVTARKVAPDH